The Pseudanabaena sp. PCC 6802 genomic interval TATTGCGGTTATACCAATTTAAATTGTCGGGGGTACAGACGAGGGGTGTGGGGGCAATGCCCCCAAGAAGGGGAGGCAGGGCGGTCTTGGGGGTTCCCCCGCTAGAGCCACTGCCTGCTCCACCACTTTACCCCGTTTCATCTGTTGGGTTTACTATACAAATTCCGGCGGGTCGTCACCGCGTGCAGATGGGCGCGCAGCAATTGCCTGTCATTGAAGGAAAAAAAGGTTTGAGTACAAACTAAGTGCTAGCTCCTGTCGCAGTTCGAGCAGTTTCAGTATTCTCTGACTTGGGCGGGACTTTACGAATTTCGGTACAAAATGAAGTGACGTTAGACATGCCAACGGTTATACCAGCACGGAGGCACAGATTGGGGCGGGGAAACCAGAATTTTTCCTCAGAGTAAACCGTGCCATACTCCGTGATCAGGCTCAAGACATCATCGGAACTCATGACATAACGCCCGACTACGGGTGCTTTTTCCGCATAGCCCTGATGCCGCAGCAGGTGGCCCTGTTGTATATCATCACCATCTGCGATCGGCACGAATATAGTGAAACCTTTATGGTTACCCTCGCCCACCGTATCTTTGTTGTCCCATTCCATTGAGCCATTCCACGTTACTTTGGCGGCACATAATGCCTGTTCGGGGTTAAAGCCGTGTTGCTCGCACAGTTCGATTACCTGAGGATCTTGTACGGACAGCATCTCCAGGTGAATTTCAGACGTACCGCTTTCAGCTTTTTTGATAATAAGGTGATGGCTAGTGCGCGTTGATGTCCAGGTACCAGCTCTGTGCTGGAAAAATTCCACTATATTCATGTTTGATTATTTACACTTATGGCGATCGGCTGTCAGAAATACAGGCTTATTATTTATTAGGGCTTAGGCAAAAATCCTGTCGGTAGGGCGAGCATTACCCACCTTACTACACGCATAGTAGGAAAAAGTTTATTTTGCGCAAGTCCTGATTAACTTAATGTTACCGCAAAGTTTTTACAAAGCAGCTTTCAAGTAAGAGGGGATAGCTAAACAGGACTTGGTGTAACGCGAGTTCGTAGCCCTATAATGCAGGATCGTGCATCCCAAACTAATTGACGGTGCGTTTCTGGGGCAGTGTATTTGTCTTCAAAACTGCTAGCTCTTGCTCTAATAAACTAATGCGCTCCAGGAGTTGCTGATTTGCCAGCATGAGTTCTTGGGCGCGAGTACTGAGATATGGATCTGATTCCCACCAGTTAATGCCGATTTCTTTAGCTTTATCCACAGAAGCCACCAGCAAGCGAATCCTAATGCTGAGCAATTCCACATTGCCGACCGTGACGGTAATGTCTCCCGCGATGACAATGCCCTTGTCTAATACCCGTTCCAGGACATCAGCCAGGGAAGAGCTACCAGTATTTGTTCTAATCGTTTGCGTCATTGCGTCGTCATGGTAGCTGATCTAGTAGTTTGGCCAGAGATGCTTCTAACTCAGGCGTGCGATCGAATCTGGAGATGAGGACATCATGGCACAAATCGCGAAAATCTTCATTCTGGCCCGAGATGGGAATGTCATGCTCGTGACAGATCCGACCGATCATCAAACAAATTCGCAAACTGGAAGATTTAGTATGCTCGGAGCGACGACGATAGCTCCGTACTAAGTTGATAATCTTGAGAGATTGTGTGGGACTCAGCCCCACACGATTAGTTAGAATCAGCTTTTCAGTCTCGATGTCACTCTCGCCAATCTCAATTGTGATCATGCGATCCATCAAGGCATCCTGGGTAGCATGCACGCCTGCATATTCTTCAGGGTTAGAAGTAAATATCGCCCGAAATTGCGGGTGTACTCGCACGTACTCATTCTGGGAGCTATCCGGTGGAAGGACGATTAACTTCTCCTCTAGCGTACTGAGCAGGACATTGTTTACCTCAGGGCGCGATCGATTAAACTCATCATAAATTAGGGTAAAGCCTTCCTTGGCAGCGAGCGTGAGGCGGGAATCCACCCAACTGCTGCGCATGTCGTCTTCTACCTTGAGGACGGAGTGAATGTAGTTATCTACAACTTTTTTACGGGTGTAGCCTGACTGCGACCCTATGAGTTTTGAGGATTTTAAATCTTCATCGCCATAAATCAACACCATAGGGCGACCGAGCAGTCCCGCTAGATGCATTGCCATTGTCGTTTTGCCCGTACCAGCCGGCCCGCGCAGGTGGATGGCAAAGCCAGATTGCAGGTATCGTAAAGCGCGACGAGCAATTTGTCGAGTGAAGTCGGTACTGACAAATTGCTTGGGATTAGCTTGTAGAACTGTTGTCATATTTCAATAAGCCCAGTAGTAGCTACATTGTTGCTAGAGGCAAGTCGCACTTAACTTTAACCCTAATTTGCGGATCGCGATCGCTCGATTGCGATCCACAAGTCCAACGATCGAATGCGATCGCTCTAGGCTTGCTCGACCATTTTTAGTAAAGCATTTAAAATGTCAGACGGATCTACTTTTAGAGAATTAGCACCTCGAGCCAGTAAATCTCTGACGCGATCGCGGTTATTCACAACCTGCATAACGGATGGCTTGCCGTCTAATTTGCTGATGTAGTCCTTGATGAACTGCTGAATTTTATTGGCACTGGGAACGACTGGTGCAGGCTGAGGAGCAGGAGTGACAGCGGGAGCAACAGTTTTGGGAGCAGCGGCTTTGGTCTCTTTAGTAGCAGTTGCAGGTTTAGACGCAGGTTTGGTTGCTGCTGCCTTAGGCGCGGCTTTAGAACTGGCGGTCTTTCTCGTGCTGCTAGCTTTAGATTTTGGGGCTGGAGGTACGATTTCCTCTGCGTCATCCTCCATACTCCAGACAGACTGCTTAATATAGTTGCAGTATTCTGCTAGTTCTTGACGCAAAGCCTCGGACATGGCCGCGCGATCTTCAGCAAACTCTTCCAGTTGCGTTTTTACTTCAACGGCGCGATCCGCCACTTCCTGTTGCCGTTGCTCGGCATCCGCAGTTGCCTGAGCCAGGAAATCTTGAAAGTATTGGACGCGCAGGGTCGTGTCGATTTCGGCTTGCTCGATGCGCTGTCGAGCAACTTCTGCCATGTGCGCTTGGACGGCGGCGGCACGATCCATGGCTTCAGCAATGCGATTGTTGGCATCGCGGGCAGCAGCAACGATTCTGGTTTGGTGAATTTCTGCGATCTGCGATCGCACGCTAGCAGCCCGCGCCTTCACCTCTATGGCACGCTGCATACTATCGAGTTTAGCTTGAGCGAGGCGCTGTTGTTGGGCTTGCGCTAATTCTTGGGCTAATTCCTCCGCTCGTACCTGAATCTCGTGCAGTCGATCTGAGCGATCTAGCTGGCATTGTGCGACAAACTCCTCTCGCTCTTGCAGTCTTTGTTGTTTGGCTCTAGCAAACTTTCGCATCAAAGAGGCCATAGTGAGTTCCTCAATATGTAGATTTGGCTGAATTTAGGCTAAGTTAAAAACGCACGAATATGCGTATGGCGCGAATAATAATGAGAATCTATGCAAGGCAAGAATCTTATAGACAAATAGGAACTTGGATATAAACCCCAAGTTCCCACTGCTATCTTTGCGATCGATCCAACCTGCTAAAATTGAGGGTATCTAAGCCGCAGGCACGGCTGCAGAGGTGGTGAGACCAACTGCTTCTGCGTACTTGAGGTATGTTTCTACAGAGGCGATGACAACGCGGGCTTCAATTGCTAGCAACTCAATCCCTACCAGAGAGACTCTTACCCAAGCATCGATCACTACACCTTTATCAAGGATGCGATCGACTACTTCCGCAAGGCTAGAGGAAGAATTTACCTTTTCAACTGCCATAAAAATAACACTCCAAAATTCTTTGTACTGACGTTAGGTACTCCAAAAGAGTAAGAATCCTTGACTCTGAAGCTATAGCTGTAGACGGATAGGCCAATAAGGGGTACGAGGACTGCGCTCCTATGCAAGGGAGGCTAACCCTGCGACCTGTACTAAACCTGTTGGCTATAGCAGCTATAAATTTAGTGAAATGGCAATGGTTTAAAAATTGCCAACTAGATAGACGAACTATGCAGCGGGAACGGCAGCGGAGGTAGTGAGGCCAACTGCTTCTGCGTACTTGAGATATGTTTCTACGGAAGCGATCACGACGCGGGCTTCGATCGCTAACAACTCAATCCCTACCAGAGAAACTCTTACCCAAGCATCGATCACGACACCTTTGTCGAGGATGCGGTCTACTACTTCAGCTAAGCTGGAGGACGAGTTAACTTTTTCAACTGCCATAAAAAAACTCCTGTTGTATTTACTAAGATATTTCCCAACTTCGCTGCTTTCCATAGCTAAAGTGAGAAAATTTTTATCCAAACCACGCGATGTCAAACAGCTATCCAATTCAGATAGGCTCTAGAGCATCATTTATAGCTATAGCCAACAGGCTTAGGACGGGGTGCAGGGGTGGAACCCCTGCGTGGGGGCGCAGCCCCCACACCCCCCTGTCCTAACAGATCTGTCTATGGCTATACAATATTTCTGCTTGCACAACTTAATGAACTTAATGAATATGTAGTTCCTAGCCCGGTTACATATCAAATGTCGATCTATGCAAGTTTGTACAGTATTCAGTTTTAACCACCCTTACTTAGCATATAGCAATAATCGTGATTTTTTGAACCCAGCCGGATTTTTCTCAGAAAATCTAAGCCAGATTGCGATATTCGAGAGTATCTACAGCCAGGTGGGATTAAGCTTAGGCAGTAAATTTCTTAAACACTAAAGTGACGTTATGACCGCCAAAACCAAACGAGTTAGATGCTGCCACGTCGATTGTCATGGCGCGAGATGCGTGCGGTACGTAGTCCAGATCGCACGCCGGATCTGGATTGACTAGATTAATTGTGGGTGGGGCGCAATCTCTAGCTACAGCCAGGACTGAAGCAACGGCTTCAATCCCGCCAGAACCGCCCAACAGGTGGCCGGTCATGGACTTTGTCGAACTGACGGCGAGCTTGTAAGCACTATCGCCAAATACTTTTTTTATTGCGGTAGTTTCGTTGGAATCGTTTGTGGACGTGCTGGTGCCGTGGGCATTGATGTAATTGACCCGATCCGGAGTCAGGTTTGCATCCTTGAGTGCCAGGGACATGGCTCTTGCCGCACCTTCATGCTCCGGTGCGGGGGATGTCATGTGATAGGCATCGCAGGTAGCTCCGTAGCCGACAATTTCCGCCAGAATATTAGCTCCTCTTGCCTGGGCATGTTCGAGGGTTTCTAAGATTAAAATGCCCGCGCCTTCCCCCATCACAAAGCCATCGCGATCGCGATCGAAAGGCCGGGAAGCATGGGCAGGATCGTCGTTGCGGGTGGACATGGCACGGGCTGCTGTAAAACCGGCAAAGCTAAGCGGCGTAATTGCCGCCTCTGTGCCGCCACAGATCATTGCCTGGGCGTAGCCGCGTTGTACTAAGCGGAAAGCATCGCCAATAGCATTGGAGCCTGCGGCACAGGCAGTCACAGTGCAGGAGTTCGGTCCTTTTGCGCCAGTACGAATAGCAGTTAAACCCGCTGCCATGTTGGCGATCATCATGGGGATCATGAACGGACTGCAGCGATCGGGACCTTTAGTCATTAAGATTTCCGCTTGATCTTCTAAAACCTTAAGACCGCCAATACCCGTACCGATCAAGACCCCAATCTGCTCGGCGTTGAGGGGGGTAATTTCAAGCTTGGCACTTTCAAGTGCCTGGAGGCTAGCGGAAACGGCAAATTGGGCAAAGCGATCCATGCGCTTTGCTTCTTTGCGATCTAGATAAGTATGCGGGTCGAAACCTTTCACCTCTCCAGCGATCCGACATTCGTGCTTGGCCGCATTAAAAAGAGTGACATCGCTAATGCCATTTTTGCCAGCAATTAAACCTTGCCAGTACTCTTCAACAGTATTGCCAATAGGTGTGATAGCACCTAAGCCAGTAATGACCACGCGGGAGAGGGATTGAGAGGTTTGCATTGTAGTGATTTTCGATCGGTGGTTGATTGTTAAGTTGTTTAGTTGCTAGCAGGCGATCGCTCTAACCACTAAAAATTACAAGCGCACGAGCTGGGCTATGCAACTATGCTGCTGCTTTCTTATCGATATAGTCAACGGCGTTTTGGACTGTGGCAATTCCTTCTGCATCTTCATCGGGGATCTCGATACCAAATTCTTCTTCTAGAGCCATAACTAGCTCTACGGTATCGAGGGAGTCAGCACCTAGATCGTTGGCGAAACTAGCTTCGGGCTTAACTTCGGCCACATCTACGCCGAGTTGCTGTGCCACAATGTCCTGAACTTTTGCAAGAGTGTCGCTCATTTAACTATGTCTCTAAGGTTGTAATGAAAAGTTTAGCGCTAATAATTTTAGCGAATAATGGTAGTTTAAATTGCAAAAAACTAAAGATGGGGACTGATTGTGCCACTTAAGCGATTGGTTCCAGCCGCAAGTGTAAGGGCAGGTTTAGCCCTAATTTAGTGGTTGTAACCGTAGATTGACTGCCAAACCTGCTCTCTAAGAGGATTTTACTCACTAGAATTCTCATATCTCCTAATGCCAGCGAAATATGGCAGCGCCCCAACTTAAACCCGCACCAAATCCTGATGTGGCGATCGCGTCACCGGGCTTAATTTTGCCAGCTCTCACCCATTCATCTAATGCTAAAGGGATGGAGGCCGCCGAGGTATTGCCGTAATTTGCGAGATTGCTCACCACTTTGGTCGGTTCGATCCCCATTCTGGCTTGAACGGCATCGAGAATGCGCTGGTTAGCTTGATGCAGGATCAACCAGTCGATCTCAGCCACCTGCAGGTTAGCACGATGTAAGGCTTTTTCCAGTACTTCCGGAACAGCGGTCACGGCAAATTTATATACCTCCTTACCGTTCATGGTGATAGGAGCGTAGGTCTGGAGATCGCGATCGTAACTGAGATTCAGCAAACCGTTGCCCCGACCATCACTGCGCAGCTCGAACCCCAGTAGCCGATCCTGCTCGCTGTCCTGCATTACCACCGCGCCCGCACCATCGCCAAACAAAATGCACGTACCGCGATCGCTCCAGTTTACCCAGCGCGACAAAACGTCAGCACCGATCAGCAAAATATTCTGATAGGTTCCCGCGCGCAGGAACTGCGCGGCCGTTACCAGGCCGAATACGAAACCGGAACAGGCCGCACTGATATCAAAAGCTACTGCCCGTTCGGCACCTAGCAACTCCTGTACCTTAGCGGCTGTGCCAAATAAATCGTCTGGGGTGGAGGTGGCAAGCACGATCAGATCTAGATCCTGGGCAGTAATTCCAGCCGCAGCGATCGCTTTGCGACCCGCATCCGCTGCCAGAGTCGCCACACCCACATCCGGCGCATCAACGATTCGACGTTGTTTGATACCCGTGCGAGTCGTAATCCACTCATCTGATGTATCGACCAACTCAGCCAGATCGTCATTGGTCATTACTTTATCCGGCACGGACGATCCACTACCAATTAAGCGTACACCTCTCATTTATCTACATCCTCGGTTTGGTTATGAGCATTGGTTGGGGGGTTAGGGGCATCACCTAACCCCCATCTAAGTAGGTGGATCGTCTGGAGCGTCCATGTCAACTGATACAGGTACTTGCTCTTTCTGGCTTTTAATTTGTTCGCGCAGCCTTTCTAAGACTTGATTGTCCACGGCATCTTTGGCGACGCGGATGGCGTTCAGGACGCTGGATGCTTTCGAGCTACCGTGCCCGATCACGCATACGCCTGCTACGCCTAAAAGTAAAGCACCGCCATATTCATCGTAGTCCATGCGCTCTTTCACTTTTCTGAGGTTGGGGCGCAACAGTAAGGTGCCTAGCTTACCGCGCCAGCCTCTTGGTAATTCTTCTTTAAGAATTTGCATAGCGACAAGACCAACGCTTTCGGCAAACTTGAGTAACACATTCCCAACAAAGCCGTCGCACACCACCACGTCAAAATTGCCCGATAAGACATCGCGACCTTCGGCATTACCAGCAAATGGGATGGAATTATTATCTGACAAGGACTGATGCACCCTCACGCTGAGGTCGTTACCCTTAGATGGTTCTTCACCGATGTTCAGCAAGCCTAGTTTGGGTTGACTGATGCCGAGCGCATAACGGCTATAAAGCAAGCCCATCATGGCGAATTGTTCGATAAATTTGGGACGACAGTCTACATTGGCTCCCACATCCAGAACCAGTACGGGTTTGTGGGGGATGAGCGTGGGGAATAGGGCACCGATCGCGGGGCGATCGATACCTGGTAGCCTGCCGAGACGCAATAGCGCGGCTGCCATCGCAGCACCCGTATGTCCTGCAGAAATGACGGCATCGGCCTCCTTTTGTCTGACTAAATTCATAGCGACGGCGATTGAAGATTTAGGCTTGCGCCGCAGTCCCTCCAGAGGTTCTTCGTGCATGTCGATCGAACCATCTGCTGCCACGATTTCTACGCCTTTATTGTGGCTGGCCTCTGGATGGTGTTGCTTAAGGTAGGTCGATATGGCATCGCGGTCTCCGACTAGCAAAACCTCTACACCTAACTTAGCTTGAGCCATTAAAGCTCCGGCAATAATTTCTCTTGGGGCATAGTCCCCACCCATAGCATCAACTGCAATTCGCACGTGTGGTTATTCCTGATTTGACTCTTGGATTTAATTTGTAAAAATTAATTAAATCTGCCAAAAATTTTAACAGTTAAGCTGACCATCCCCTAGTATGAAAATTTTTCTGGTACTGTCCGTTAAAATGAAATATATGCTTGGGTGCGATCGCCAGGGTGTTAAGTTACACTTATGCCGATATGCTCTAAGCTTAGATAATCATTGATGTAACTCAGAGGAAATAAGCGAATGCTACATCGCAAGATATATCAACTCTGTGAAGCCAAAAGCGATGTGTGGATTTACCTGAGGGATCAAGGTCGTTGGCTAGAAAGAGCGCGTATCTTAGACATTGAAGGCGACGTGGTGACGCTACGCTACGAAACTGAGGACGAGGACGAGGTTTGCTCTTGGGAAGAAATGGTACGCCTGGAGAGTATTGGTGCCGTCACGCAGAAACTGGCATCCGTGCCCAAAGGCAACGTTACATCCAGTGAAATTCTGGTATCTGAGGACTGCCCCGAGTCCGAACAAATTCATCCGCGTCCTGAGTCATCTAGCGATTAGCAGGCACCACAGTTTGTGACCCCCTACCATGCAACAGGTCGATCTAACTACACTGGTGGCAGTTTGCCATGAGCTAGCCATTTGCTGCCTGCCAGCTAAGTTAGAACAGGTGCATCAAAGCGATCGCTACACGCTTTATCTCTGTCTGCGTACTTTGCAAGCAAAGCAGTGGTTGCTAATTTCGTGGCATCCCCAAGCGGCAAGATTGCACCTGAGCGATCCGCCGCCCAACGCACCGGATACGTTTACATTCAGCCAACAAATTTGGCATCAAGTTGCGGGTTTAGCTTTAGTAGGCTTGCAGCTTGTCAGCACTTGGGAGAGAGTT includes:
- a CDS encoding phycobiliprotein lyase, giving the protein MNIVEFFQHRAGTWTSTRTSHHLIIKKAESGTSEIHLEMLSVQDPQVIELCEQHGFNPEQALCAAKVTWNGSMEWDNKDTVGEGNHKGFTIFVPIADGDDIQQGHLLRHQGYAEKAPVVGRYVMSSDDVLSLITEYGTVYSEEKFWFPRPNLCLRAGITVGMSNVTSFCTEIRKVPPKSENTETARTATGAST
- a CDS encoding gas vesicle protein; the protein is MTQTIRTNTGSSSLADVLERVLDKGIVIAGDITVTVGNVELLSIRIRLLVASVDKAKEIGINWWESDPYLSTRAQELMLANQQLLERISLLEQELAVLKTNTLPQKRTVN
- the gvpN gene encoding gas vesicle protein GvpN is translated as MTTVLQANPKQFVSTDFTRQIARRALRYLQSGFAIHLRGPAGTGKTTMAMHLAGLLGRPMVLIYGDEDLKSSKLIGSQSGYTRKKVVDNYIHSVLKVEDDMRSSWVDSRLTLAAKEGFTLIYDEFNRSRPEVNNVLLSTLEEKLIVLPPDSSQNEYVRVHPQFRAIFTSNPEEYAGVHATQDALMDRMITIEIGESDIETEKLILTNRVGLSPTQSLKIINLVRSYRRRSEHTKSSSLRICLMIGRICHEHDIPISGQNEDFRDLCHDVLISRFDRTPELEASLAKLLDQLP
- the gvpA gene encoding gas vesicle structural protein GvpA — protein: MAVEKVNSSSSLAEVVDRILDKGVVIDAWVRVSLVGIELLAIEARVVIASVETYLKYAEAVGLTTSAAVPAA
- the gvpA gene encoding gas vesicle structural protein GvpA — protein: MAVEKVNSSSSLAEVVDRILDKGVVIDAWVRVSLVGIELLAIEARVVIASVETYLKYAEAVGLTTSAAVPAA
- the fabF gene encoding beta-ketoacyl-ACP synthase II; protein product: MQTSQSLSRVVITGLGAITPIGNTVEEYWQGLIAGKNGISDVTLFNAAKHECRIAGEVKGFDPHTYLDRKEAKRMDRFAQFAVSASLQALESAKLEITPLNAEQIGVLIGTGIGGLKVLEDQAEILMTKGPDRCSPFMIPMMIANMAAGLTAIRTGAKGPNSCTVTACAAGSNAIGDAFRLVQRGYAQAMICGGTEAAITPLSFAGFTAARAMSTRNDDPAHASRPFDRDRDGFVMGEGAGILILETLEHAQARGANILAEIVGYGATCDAYHMTSPAPEHEGAARAMSLALKDANLTPDRVNYINAHGTSTSTNDSNETTAIKKVFGDSAYKLAVSSTKSMTGHLLGGSGGIEAVASVLAVARDCAPPTINLVNPDPACDLDYVPHASRAMTIDVAASNSFGFGGHNVTLVFKKFTA
- the acpP gene encoding acyl carrier protein; translated protein: MSDTLAKVQDIVAQQLGVDVAEVKPEASFANDLGADSLDTVELVMALEEEFGIEIPDEDAEGIATVQNAVDYIDKKAAA
- a CDS encoding beta-ketoacyl-ACP synthase III, coding for MRGVRLIGSGSSVPDKVMTNDDLAELVDTSDEWITTRTGIKQRRIVDAPDVGVATLAADAGRKAIAAAGITAQDLDLIVLATSTPDDLFGTAAKVQELLGAERAVAFDISAACSGFVFGLVTAAQFLRAGTYQNILLIGADVLSRWVNWSDRGTCILFGDGAGAVVMQDSEQDRLLGFELRSDGRGNGLLNLSYDRDLQTYAPITMNGKEVYKFAVTAVPEVLEKALHRANLQVAEIDWLILHQANQRILDAVQARMGIEPTKVVSNLANYGNTSAASIPLALDEWVRAGKIKPGDAIATSGFGAGLSWGAAIFRWH
- the plsX gene encoding phosphate acyltransferase PlsX, which encodes MRIAVDAMGGDYAPREIIAGALMAQAKLGVEVLLVGDRDAISTYLKQHHPEASHNKGVEIVAADGSIDMHEEPLEGLRRKPKSSIAVAMNLVRQKEADAVISAGHTGAAMAAALLRLGRLPGIDRPAIGALFPTLIPHKPVLVLDVGANVDCRPKFIEQFAMMGLLYSRYALGISQPKLGLLNIGEEPSKGNDLSVRVHQSLSDNNSIPFAGNAEGRDVLSGNFDVVVCDGFVGNVLLKFAESVGLVAMQILKEELPRGWRGKLGTLLLRPNLRKVKERMDYDEYGGALLLGVAGVCVIGHGSSKASSVLNAIRVAKDAVDNQVLERLREQIKSQKEQVPVSVDMDAPDDPPT
- a CDS encoding DUF6679 family protein, encoding MLHRKIYQLCEAKSDVWIYLRDQGRWLERARILDIEGDVVTLRYETEDEDEVCSWEEMVRLESIGAVTQKLASVPKGNVTSSEILVSEDCPESEQIHPRPESSSD